In Pseudorasbora parva isolate DD20220531a chromosome 9, ASM2467924v1, whole genome shotgun sequence, the following proteins share a genomic window:
- the samd7 gene encoding sterile alpha motif domain-containing protein 7 translates to MTPREQLRKITALGEQSALDEKHWYRLVNGMSAGELRQRQELMMRNQMAMAPQILAQGQQRLQGVPTQFDPRFMESCRELVPPNEMVSADARQIHMGAHLGPPLTPNSNVIPGRGFPGTGYGFLQTETMETVARRQELIHKQNIARMEMNAILHQKELENAHQKGLIGMENPMMYQGIQPNPMAFRGRQRLPDGHDVFVHRTTLEDLHANSLLMSSPYPPISTLQRERGRRTGRRTTNHKSSDSNITLPKGQSDEKNIEQSPGCASGEEKEVEGKGEMSTEANTSKPHQTKVETELSSANSRKSFKEGETGIRKACISGQEGCAEVTNCNASTSEKDISNPCSAFQDKFLYPSATGPLTGMPYMLPVPGNGLLPLGPPNMFLNGEEMSSLPDIRKWTVDDVFSFISEMPSCAEYAQTFKDHMIDGETLPLLTEEHLLDTLGLKLGPALKIRSQLSRRMGNMFYNMMNLPLPVSGLQPPPEKSGDRSSDISSPLNCNSVELLSSPRDTEALKSTEPISEADNPSPTQMSETT, encoded by the exons ATGACCCCACGTGAACAGCTAAGAAAGATAACAGCGCTGGGAGAGCAAAGCGCCCTAGATGAGAAACACTGGTACCGACTGGTCAATGGAATGTCTGCTGGAG aGTTGCGGCAAAGGCAGGAGCTCATGATGAGGAACCAGATGGCCATGGCTCCACAGATCCTGGCTCAGGGTCAGCAGAGACTGCAGGGTGTTCCCACACAGTTTGATCCTCGCTTCATGGAAAG CTGCAGAGAACTGGTGCCGCCCAATGAGATGGTATCAGCTGATGCTAGACAAATCCATATGGGTGCCCACCTCGGCCCACCTCTGACCCCAAACTCCAACGTTATTCCAGGCCGGGGATTCCCTGGCACAG GTTATGGCTTCCTTCAAACTGAAACTATGGAGACGGTTGCCAGACGACAAGAGTTAATTCACAAACAGAACATTGCCAG gATGGAGATGAATGCTATCCTGCACCAAAAAGAGTTGGAGAACGCCCACCAAAAGGGTCTTATTGGTATGGAGAATCCCATGATGTACCAGGGCATCCAACCCAATCCAATGGCCTTCAGGGGCCGCCAGCGTCTCCCGGATGGTCATGATGTATTCGTTCACCGCACCACACTTGAAGACTTGCATGCTAACAGTCTCCTCATGTCAAGCCCTTACCCACCGATCAGCACGCTGCAAAGGGAGCGAGGACGCAGGACAGGCAGGAGGACCACCAATCATAAGAGCTCAGACAGCAACATTACTCTCCCCAAAGGCCAATCAGACGAGAAGAACATCGAGCAAAGTCCAGGATGTGCATCGGGGGAGGAGAAGGAAGTTGAAGGGAAAGGTGAAATGAGCACTGAGGCCAACACCAGCAAACCACACCAAACCAAAGTAGAAACAGAGCTATCTTCAGCCAACAGTAGGAAAAGTTTTAAGGAAGGAGAGACAGGCATTCGCAAGGCATGTATTAGTGGACAGGAGGGTTGCGCAGAAGTCACGAACTGCAATGCTAGCACCAGTGAAAAAGACATTTCTAACCCTTGCTCGGCTTTCCAAGACAAGTTTCTGTACCCATCTGCCACTGGCCCTCTCACGGGGATGCCCTACATGCTCCCCGTGCCAGGAAATGGACTTCTACCACTTG GACCTCCTAATATGTTTCTTAATGGAGAAGAGATGTCTTCATTACCAGATATTCGCAAATGGACAGTTGATGACGTCTTCAGCTTTATCAGTGAAATGCCAAGCTGCGCTGAATATGCACAG ACGTTCAAAGACCACATGATTGATGGAGAGACGTTACCTCTTCTTACAGAGGAGCACCTCCTGGATACACTCGGGCTAAAGCTTGGGCCGGCGCTCAAGATACGATCCCAG TTGTCCCGAAGGATGGGTAACATGTTCTACAACATGATGAACTTGCCCCTGCCTGTCTCAGGCCTGCAGCCTCCACCTGAGAAAAGTGGTGACAGATCATCAGACATCAGCTCCCCCCTCAACTGCAACAGCGTGGAGCTGCTCAGCAGCCCCAGAGACACAGAGGCTCTTAAATCTACGGAGCCTATTAGTGAAGCTGATAATCCCTCACCGACCCAGATGAGTGAGACCACCTGA
- the sec62 gene encoding translocation protein SEC62, translated as MAERRRHKKRIQEVSEPTKEEKAVAKYLRFNCPAKSTNMMGHRVDYFVASKAVDCLMDSKWAKAKKGEEALFTTRESVVDYCNRLLKKQFFHRALKVMKKKPEKDVKKEKEKEKEKEKEKVKSDSGKEEEKKSKKDKDKDKKKDTEATDTKKEKNDDSPGSPKKKKDVKKKFKLEPHEDQLFLDGSEVYFWVYDPVHFKTFAMGLILVIAVIAATLFPLWPAEMRVGVYYLSVAAGCFVASILLLAVARCILFLIIWVVTGGRHHFWFLPNLTADVGFIDSFRPLYTHEYKGPRSGSKKSNSEKSDKGTDSSKAQKSDSEDKSDSEKKDGEEEEDEDENKEMEVSEEAGAERQSDTDSDRREDEGSQHSNGNDFEMITREELEQHTEEEEEDEEEEQSETKPLTVQT; from the exons ATGGCGGAACGCAGGAGACACAAGAAGCGAATTCAG GAGGTCAGTGAACCTACCAAGGAGGAGAAGGCGGTGGCCAAGTACCTGCGCTTTAATTGCCCCGCCAAATCCACCAACATGATGGGACATCGAGTGGATTACTTTGTCG CCTCTAAAGCAGTCGACTGTCTGATGGATTCAAAGTGGGCCAAAGCGAAGAAGGGTGAAGAAGCTTTGTTCACAACCAGAGAGTCGGTGGTGGACTACTGCAACAG GCTCCTAAAGAAGCAGTTTTTCCACCGAGCCCTGAAAGTGATGAAGAAGAAGCCAGAGAAAGATGTAAAAAAAGAGAAGGAAaaggagaaagaaaaagaaaaggagaAGGTTAAAAGTGACAGCGGCAAGGAAGAGGAGAAAAAGAGCAAAAAAGataaagacaaagacaaaaagaaggATACTGAGGCTACTGACacaaagaaggaaaaaaat GATGACAGTCCAGGATCTCCAAAGAAGAAAAAGGATGTGAAAAAGAAGTTCAAGCTGGAGCCTCATGAGGACCAATTGTTCTTGGATGGCAGTGAG GTTTATTTTTGGGTTTACGATCCAGTCCACTTTAAAACCTTTGCCATGGGATTGATTCTAG tcaTTGCCGTCATCGCAGCCACTCTGTTCCCTCTGTGGCCTGCTGAGATGAGAGTCGGCGTGTATTACCTGAGCGTGGCGGCAGGATGCTTCGTCGCCAGCATACTACTACTGGCCGTTG CTCGGTGCATCTTGTTCCTGATCATCTGGGTGGTGACAGGTGGCCGTCATCACTTCTGGTTTCTACCAAACTTGACAGCGGACGTGGGCTTTATCGACTCTTTCCGGCCCCTCTATACGCACGAGTACAAGGGTCCCCGCTCCGGCTCCAAGAAATCCAACAGTGAGAAATCTGACAAGGGCACGGATTCAAGCAAAGCGCAGAAATCAGACAGCGAGGATAAATCGGACAGCGAGAAGAAAGACGGcgaggaggaagaggatgaagaCGAGAATAAAGAAATGGAGGTGAGCGAAGAAGCGGGAGCAGAGCGTCAGTCGGACACAGACAGTGACAGGCGAGAGGACGAAGGTTCGCAGCACAGCAACGGCAACGACTTTGAAATGATCACCAGAGAAGAGCTGGAGCAGCAtacggaggaggaggaggaagatgaagaagaaGAGCAAAGTGAGACAAAGCCCTTGACTGTTCAGACATAA
- the nadkb gene encoding NAD kinase b isoform X1 produces MEDGLPSRKAEEGGLTKRSQRQQERQGKLPRRRKEVKRSLRKLDCPEHLPGGSVHRLPEQHESEASASAEDTVDSCPKRWDRCRRGHFLHGPYPATHFGPKACVLPNPTSVMHIQDPASQRLTWSKPPLNVLVIRKIRDETLLEPFKELCRFLVEEKHLMVYVEKKVVDDGSLMSDESFSAIRNQLCTFREGYDDISDCIDLIICLGGDGTLLYASSLFQGSVPPVMAFHLGSLGFLTPFKFESFKTEVDKVFEGNAAIILRSRLKVKVVKGMFQRNDQLFSTQENGVVPHNHINNDAGKITLQLQVLNEVVVDRGPSSYLSNVDLYLDGRLITSVQGDGVIVSTPTGSTAYAAAAGASMIHPNVPAIMVTPICPHSLSFRPIVVPAGVELMITLSPDARNTAWVSFDGRKRQEIQHGDSIKITTSCFPVPSICCHDLVYDWFDSLAQCLHWNVRKKQTRLTDASDSSETEN; encoded by the exons ATGGAAGACGGGCTGCCCTCCAGAAAGGCGGAGGAAGGTGGTTTAACTAAGCGGTCTCAGAGACAGCAAGAGCGGCAGGGGAAACTTCCTAGAAGACGGAAAGAGGTGAAGAGGTCTCTTCGGAAGCTGGACTGTCCAGAACACCTGCCGGGGGGAAGCGTACATAGGTTGCCTGAGCAGCACGAATCAGAAGCCTCCGCATCAGCGGAGGACACTGTTGATAGTTGCCCGAAAAGATGGGATAGATGCAG ACGAGGGCACTTTCTACATGGACCATATCCTGCTACTCACTTCGGACCCAAAGCTTGCGTTCTTCCCAACCCGACCTCAGTCAT GCATATTCAGGATCCAGCCAGCCAGCGGCTCACCTGGAGCAAACCACCACTCAACGTTTTGGTCATCAGAAAGATCAGAGATGAGACCCTGCTGGAGCCATTCAAAGAGCTTTGCAGGTTCCTCGTGGAG GAGAAACATCTGATGGTTTATGTGGAAAAGAAAGTTGTGGATGATGGCTCTCTTATGAGTGATGAGTCATTTTCGGCCATCCGCAATCAGCTGTGCACATTCAGGGAAG GGTATGATGACATCTCGGACTGCATTGATCTGATTATTTGTTTGGGTGGAGATGGGACTCTTCTCTATGCATCATCTCTTTTCCAG GGCAGTGTTCCCCCGGTCATGGCGTTCCATCTGGGTTCCTTAGGATTTCTCACACCGTTTAAGTTTGAGTCCTTCAAAACTGAGGTGGATAAAGTTTTTGAAG GTAATGCTGCCATCATCCTGCGCAGTCGTCTGAAGGTTAAGGTGGTGAAAGGCATGTTCCAGAGGAACGATCAGCTGTTCAGCACTCAGGAGAATGGAGTAGTGCCTCATAATCACATAAATAATGATGCAGGCAAAATCACACTGCAGTTACAG GTGCTAAATGAAGTGGTGGTGGACAGAGGGCCCTCATCCTACCTGTCCAATGTTGATCTTTACCTCGATGGACGTCTCATCACATCTGTACAGGGAGACG GTGTAATAGTTTCCACCCCCACGGGCAGCACGGCCTACGCTGCCGCAGCAGGAGCCTCCATGATCCATCCCAATGTCCCTGCCATTATGGTGACCCCCATCTgccctcactctctctctttcagacCCATCGTAGTGCCCGCTGGCGTGGAGCTCATG ATAACTCTATCGCCGGATGCTCGCAACACAGCCTGGGTCTCATTTGATGGCAGAAAGAGGCAGGAAATCCAGCATGGGGACAG CATTAAGATCACGACGTCTTGCTTCCCGGTTCCTTCTATCTGTTGTCATGATCTGGTGTACGACTGGTTTGACAGTCTGGCTCAGTGTCTTCACTGGAACGTCCGCAAGAAGCAAACTCGCTTAACAGATGCCAGCGACTCTTCAGAAACGGAGAACTGA
- the nadkb gene encoding NAD kinase b isoform X2, with the protein MPVLRPPGQNARRGHIQDPASQRLTWSKPPLNVLVIRKIRDETLLEPFKELCRFLVEEKHLMVYVEKKVVDDGSLMSDESFSAIRNQLCTFREGYDDISDCIDLIICLGGDGTLLYASSLFQGSVPPVMAFHLGSLGFLTPFKFESFKTEVDKVFEGNAAIILRSRLKVKVVKGMFQRNDQLFSTQENGVVPHNHINNDAGKITLQLQVLNEVVVDRGPSSYLSNVDLYLDGRLITSVQGDGVIVSTPTGSTAYAAAAGASMIHPNVPAIMVTPICPHSLSFRPIVVPAGVELMITLSPDARNTAWVSFDGRKRQEIQHGDSIKITTSCFPVPSICCHDLVYDWFDSLAQCLHWNVRKKQTRLTDASDSSETEN; encoded by the exons ATGCCTGTTTTACGTCCTCCAGGACAAAACGCTCGTAGAGG GCATATTCAGGATCCAGCCAGCCAGCGGCTCACCTGGAGCAAACCACCACTCAACGTTTTGGTCATCAGAAAGATCAGAGATGAGACCCTGCTGGAGCCATTCAAAGAGCTTTGCAGGTTCCTCGTGGAG GAGAAACATCTGATGGTTTATGTGGAAAAGAAAGTTGTGGATGATGGCTCTCTTATGAGTGATGAGTCATTTTCGGCCATCCGCAATCAGCTGTGCACATTCAGGGAAG GGTATGATGACATCTCGGACTGCATTGATCTGATTATTTGTTTGGGTGGAGATGGGACTCTTCTCTATGCATCATCTCTTTTCCAG GGCAGTGTTCCCCCGGTCATGGCGTTCCATCTGGGTTCCTTAGGATTTCTCACACCGTTTAAGTTTGAGTCCTTCAAAACTGAGGTGGATAAAGTTTTTGAAG GTAATGCTGCCATCATCCTGCGCAGTCGTCTGAAGGTTAAGGTGGTGAAAGGCATGTTCCAGAGGAACGATCAGCTGTTCAGCACTCAGGAGAATGGAGTAGTGCCTCATAATCACATAAATAATGATGCAGGCAAAATCACACTGCAGTTACAG GTGCTAAATGAAGTGGTGGTGGACAGAGGGCCCTCATCCTACCTGTCCAATGTTGATCTTTACCTCGATGGACGTCTCATCACATCTGTACAGGGAGACG GTGTAATAGTTTCCACCCCCACGGGCAGCACGGCCTACGCTGCCGCAGCAGGAGCCTCCATGATCCATCCCAATGTCCCTGCCATTATGGTGACCCCCATCTgccctcactctctctctttcagacCCATCGTAGTGCCCGCTGGCGTGGAGCTCATG ATAACTCTATCGCCGGATGCTCGCAACACAGCCTGGGTCTCATTTGATGGCAGAAAGAGGCAGGAAATCCAGCATGGGGACAG CATTAAGATCACGACGTCTTGCTTCCCGGTTCCTTCTATCTGTTGTCATGATCTGGTGTACGACTGGTTTGACAGTCTGGCTCAGTGTCTTCACTGGAACGTCCGCAAGAAGCAAACTCGCTTAACAGATGCCAGCGACTCTTCAGAAACGGAGAACTGA
- the gpr160 gene encoding probable G-protein coupled receptor 160 — protein MDTSVPSLLLVLWLKSLLNWLVVVVQRHYMIRTFSGFFCISLALIDSLLSFVLSAIFYLEDVNISGWHFTRYYICLLTQIACFIYSILHWPVFLLVGLDNFWTISSSRNTSWTQKLTYIAGVCLLWILAALYVFWVPDVALLLGDDEKHHCKLFSSPQTSQVLAALLLTITCVVIYSYAPFEKWRVPVSLHSTQQYCLVCLRRVMHTLLSTWASFLALMIISPLIEMDAHLQLNVVWLSFLNSFSVALALCGHSFASNSKKSDTITDVFCSWYFCFTYGDDEWNYGQQSGHIKVTP, from the coding sequence ATGGACACATCAGTCCCTTCTCTTCTGCTGGTTCTGTGGCTCAAGAGTTTGCTGAACTGGCTGGTGGTCGTGGTACAGCGACACTACATGATCCGGACTTTCTCAGGATTCTTCTGCATTTCCTTGGCACTGATTGACAGTCTCTTGAGCTTTGTCCTCTCTGCTATTTTCTATCTGGAAGATGTTAACATCTCAGGCTGGCACTTCACCAGGTACTACATATGCCTACTGACTCAGATTGCTTGTTTTATCTACTCCATACTCCACTGGCCGGTGTTCCTCCTTGTAGGACTAGATAACTTCTGGACCATATCAAGCTCAAGAAATACATCCTGGACACAAAAGCTGACTTACATTGCAGGGGTGTGTCTCCTTTGGATCCTAGCAGCTTTGTATGTTTTCTGGGTCCCTGACGTTGCTCTACTCTTAGGAGATGATGAGAAGCACCATTGCAAGCTGTTCAGCAGCCCTCAGACTTCTCAGGTTCTCGCTGCATTGCTACTGACGATTACCTGTGTCGTTATTTACTCATACGCTCCGTTTGAGAAATGGAGGGTGCCGGTTTCTCTGCATTCCACTCAACAATACTGTTTGGTGTGTTTAAGGCGTGTTATGCATACGTTGCTCAGCACATGGGCCTCATTTCTCGCTCTGATGATCATCTCACCGCTGATAGAGATGGACGCGCACCTGCAGTTAAACGTCGTCTGGTTGAGTTTCCTCAACAGTTTTTCTGTCGCTCTGGCACTGTGTGGCCACTCTTTTGCATCGAATTCCAAGAAAAGCGACACCATTACAGATGTGTTTTGTTCCTGGTACTTTTGTTTTACATATGGAGATGACGAGTGGAATTATGGACAACAAAGTGGCCATATTAAAGTCACACCATAA